A window from Melopsittacus undulatus isolate bMelUnd1 chromosome Z, bMelUnd1.mat.Z, whole genome shotgun sequence encodes these proteins:
- the LOC101879269 gene encoding E3 ubiquitin-protein ligase KCMF1 isoform X2, with translation MQCILTRVDFDLYYGGEAFSIEQPQSFTCPYCGKMGYTETSLQDHVTSEHAETSTEVICPICAALPGGDPNHVTDDFAAHLTLEHRAPRDLDESSGVRHVRRMFHPGRGLGGPRARRSNMHFTTTSPGGLSSSQSSYSPSNREAMDPIAELLSQLSGVRRSAGGQLNSSGPSASQLQQLQMQLQLERQHAQAARQQLETARNATRRTNTINVNTTMTQSTTTTNTSNTENSQQTIQNSQFLLTRLNDPKMSEVERQSMESERADCSLFVQELLLSTLMQEESSSSDEDERGEIADFGAMGCVDIMPLDVALENLNLKESNKGNEPPPPPL, from the exons ATTTGTACTATGGTGGAGAAGCTTTCTCTATAGAGCAGCCACAGTCTTTTACTTGTCCTTATTGTGGAAAAATGGGTTATACGGAAACATCTCTTCAAGACCATGTTACTTCTGAGCATGCAGAAACATCAACAGAAGTG ATCTGTCCAATATGTGCAGCATTACCTGGAGGGGATCCCAATCATGTCACAGATGACTTTGCAGCTCATCTTACACTGGAACACAGAGCTCCTAGAGATTTA GATGAATCCAGTGGTGTTCGGCATGTACGTCGGATGTTCCACCCAGGCCGGGGTTTGGGAGGCCCCCGTGCACGTAGATCAAACATGCACTTTACTACCACTTCCCCTGGTGGGCTTTCATCTTCTCAGAGTTCGTATTCTCCGAGCAATAGAGAAGCCATGGATCCTATAGCTG agctttTATCTCAGCTATCAGGTGTGAGGCGTTCTGCAGGAGGACAGCTCAACTCCTCTGGCCCTTCTGCTTCTCAGTTACAGCAGCTGCAAATGCAACTGCAGTTGGAACGACAACATGCACAGGCAGCAAGACAACAGCTGGAGACTGCACGCAATGCAACTAGACGCACCAATACGATCAATGTTAACACCACTATGACACAATCTACAACAACAACCAACACAtctaacacagaaaacagtcaGCAGACTATCCAGAATTCCCAGTTTCTTCTCACGAG GTTGAACGATCCGAAGATGTCGGAAGTGGAGCGTCAGTCTATGGAAAGTGAGCGGGCAGACTGCAGCCTGTTTGTTCAGGAGCTTCTACTGTCCACTTTGATGCAGGAAGAAAGTTCCTCCTCAGATGAGGATGAGCGGGGGGAGATTGCAGATTTTGGTGCTATGGGCTGTGTAGATATTATGCCTCTAGATGTTGCTTTAGAAAACCTAAATTTAAAAGAGAGTAATAAAGGAAACGagcctcctccacctcctctttGA